A region of Bicyclus anynana chromosome 17, ilBicAnyn1.1, whole genome shotgun sequence DNA encodes the following proteins:
- the LOC112051273 gene encoding immediate early response 3-interacting protein 1, which produces MLTLWNLFEASLLCLNAVCVLHEERFMQKMGWGANTQNQGFEDQSSIKFQILNLVRSIRTVTRIPLIILNILTIIFKLLLG; this is translated from the exons atgctGACCTTATGGAATTTATTTGAGGCTTCTTTACTTTGTTTAAACGCGGTATGCGTTCTACATGAAGAAAGATTTATGCAAAAAA TGGGATGGGGTGCGAATACTCAAAATCAAGGATTCGAGGACCAGTCGTcgattaaatttcaaattttaaatcTAGTAAGGTCAATACGAACAGTTACAAGAA TTCCACTcatcattttaaatatattaacaataatatttaaattactattgGGATAA